A DNA window from Ignavibacteriales bacterium contains the following coding sequences:
- a CDS encoding response regulator: MKSHDTVLIVEDEENLRDLLKMMLEDNGMKVLEAVDGVEAVEIFTAHKDEIGVVLSDIGLPRLGGWDAFLKMKKINPKLKGILASGFFNLDVRTEIIKSGAMDFIQKPYNAVIIIKMVREALDEMK; encoded by the coding sequence GTGAAAAGCCACGATACAGTTCTCATTGTGGAAGATGAAGAGAACCTGAGAGACCTTCTCAAAATGATGTTGGAGGATAATGGAATGAAGGTTCTTGAAGCGGTAGATGGTGTGGAAGCCGTGGAAATATTCACTGCACATAAAGATGAAATCGGAGTCGTATTGTCTGACATTGGTTTGCCGCGCCTTGGCGGGTGGGATGCATTCCTAAAAATGAAGAAGATAAATCCGAAGTTGAAAGGGATCCTTGCAAGTGGATTTTTTAATCTAGATGTGAGAACTGAAATCATTAAATCAGGTGCAATGGATTTTATCCAAAAGCCGTACAATGCTGTGATAATTATTAAAATGGTTCGTGAAGCGCTTGATGAAATGAAATAA
- a CDS encoding DUF4386 family protein, which yields MSDLKQNQHYGNEDTEKQWKNIYTLGGIAAVIALMGILLDIIVGSISGGNLSALPQTAIDRYAQFQNSCLLGLYNLDLLNIIIQLILMPTYFALYAVHRKVQNAYAILALIIFLVGTTIFVTSNTALSMLELSNKYAASTTESQKTLYAAAGEALLVRGAHGSLGVFIGFVLPNIAGIIMSFVMLKGRIFNKISSYMGIAGSALLLIYIILVTFAPGIKDMATAFAAPGGVLLMAWMMMFTVKLFQLGRLENNEDKL from the coding sequence ATGTCTGACCTTAAACAAAATCAGCACTATGGAAATGAGGATACAGAGAAGCAATGGAAGAATATTTATACATTAGGCGGAATCGCTGCTGTCATCGCTTTAATGGGTATTCTCCTGGATATCATTGTTGGTTCTATCTCCGGCGGAAATTTATCCGCTTTACCACAAACTGCGATTGACAGATATGCACAATTTCAAAATAGCTGCTTACTTGGACTATACAATCTTGATCTGTTGAATATTATTATTCAATTAATCCTCATGCCAACCTATTTTGCACTTTATGCTGTTCATCGTAAAGTACAAAACGCATATGCCATCCTCGCCTTGATTATTTTTCTAGTAGGTACAACAATCTTTGTTACAAGTAATACAGCTTTGTCTATGCTTGAACTCAGTAATAAATATGCTGCTTCGACAACAGAATCCCAGAAAACTTTATACGCGGCAGCCGGTGAAGCATTGCTTGTAAGAGGAGCGCATGGAAGTTTGGGGGTTTTTATCGGATTTGTATTGCCAAACATAGCGGGAATCATTATGTCTTTTGTAATGTTAAAAGGTAGAATCTTTAATAAGATATCTTCATATATGGGCATCGCGGGAAGTGCATTGTTATTGATTTATATTATTCTTGTAACCTTTGCTCCCGGAATAAAAGACATGGCAACAGCTTTTGCTGCACCCGGCGGTGTTTTACTTATGGCATGGATGATGATGTTCACTGTGAAGCTATTCCAATTGGGACGTTTAGAAAACAATGAGGATAAATTGTAA
- a CDS encoding nitric-oxide reductase large subunit: MKRYWIAFTAVIFVGFLVLGWAGWRIYQEKPPIPETVMTTDGKIIIASGEIGEGQNVWQAMGGMELGSVWGHGSYVAPDWSADWLHRECVFILNSWSKKEFGKIYADLIPEQKALLQSRLTEMMRKNTYDAVTGKIVIDSIRAAAFEANVLHYSEVFSKGKSDYAIPSGALNDPVKLRQLSAFFFWTSWAASTNRPGDDITYTSNWPHEDLVNNHPTPDAVVWTGVSIILLLAGIGAMIWYHASHASESLPPMVPNSDPLFNSEHTPSQKATLKYFFVVSALILVQIFVGIITAHYGVEGNGFYGIPMSKWLPYVVTRTWHVQLGIFWIATAWLAAGLYIAPAVSGLEMKGQRFGVNVLFGALLLVVVGSMTGEWLSVNHKLSGDAWFYFGHQGYEYVDLGRVWQIALTIGLVLWVYLLGRNIFVAIRRKDEHRSLLALFLIAAVAIGGFYMAGLMWGKHTNLAIAEYWRWWVVHLWVEGFFEVFATVVIIFMFARLKLIRVKTANTAVILSSTVYLSGGIIGTLHHLYFSGTPTPILAFGAVFSALEVVPLVLAGFEAWENIQLSRAAEWVKNYKWPIYFFISVAFWNMIGAGLFGFMINPPIALYYMQGLNTTPVHGHAALFGVYGMLGIGLMLFCLRIMWVQKEWKEKMLKFSFWSLNIGLMAMVVGSLLPVGLMQTWASVKYGYWYARSSEFLHLPMVETIKWSRIFGDTIFAFGALALVLFVFGLITGHSLKKEKAK; encoded by the coding sequence ATGAAACGCTATTGGATAGCTTTTACTGCAGTCATTTTTGTAGGATTTTTGGTATTGGGGTGGGCTGGATGGCGCATCTATCAAGAGAAACCTCCAATCCCCGAGACAGTTATGACGACCGATGGAAAGATTATCATTGCAAGCGGGGAGATTGGCGAAGGTCAGAATGTCTGGCAGGCGATGGGCGGGATGGAGCTCGGTTCGGTCTGGGGACACGGAAGCTATGTTGCGCCGGATTGGTCGGCCGATTGGCTTCACCGCGAATGCGTTTTCATTCTTAACAGTTGGTCGAAGAAAGAGTTCGGAAAGATATATGCCGACCTCATTCCAGAACAAAAAGCATTATTGCAATCGAGATTAACAGAAATGATGCGGAAGAACACATACGATGCTGTGACTGGAAAAATTGTCATCGATTCAATTCGTGCGGCAGCGTTTGAGGCAAATGTACTGCATTATTCAGAAGTATTCTCAAAAGGGAAATCGGATTACGCCATCCCCAGCGGTGCATTAAATGATCCAGTAAAACTTCGTCAGCTTTCGGCGTTCTTCTTCTGGACATCATGGGCGGCATCAACTAATCGGCCGGGAGATGATATCACTTACACGAGTAATTGGCCGCATGAGGACTTGGTCAACAATCATCCGACACCAGATGCAGTTGTCTGGACTGGAGTGAGTATCATTTTGTTGCTTGCCGGTATTGGGGCAATGATTTGGTATCATGCATCGCATGCGTCGGAATCGCTGCCGCCAATGGTTCCAAATTCCGATCCGCTTTTCAATAGTGAACACACGCCGTCGCAGAAAGCAACACTCAAGTATTTTTTTGTAGTGTCGGCATTAATACTTGTTCAGATCTTTGTTGGAATTATCACCGCACACTATGGCGTAGAGGGGAACGGCTTTTATGGAATTCCGATGAGCAAGTGGCTGCCTTATGTAGTGACTCGAACGTGGCACGTGCAACTTGGCATTTTCTGGATCGCAACAGCATGGCTTGCGGCAGGACTCTATATTGCTCCAGCTGTAAGTGGATTGGAGATGAAAGGTCAGCGATTTGGTGTCAATGTTCTCTTTGGTGCGCTGCTTCTTGTTGTGGTTGGCTCGATGACTGGCGAATGGCTGAGCGTCAATCACAAATTATCCGGAGATGCTTGGTTCTATTTCGGTCATCAGGGATATGAATATGTTGATCTCGGCAGAGTATGGCAGATTGCTCTCACAATTGGATTAGTGCTTTGGGTATACCTGCTTGGCAGAAACATCTTTGTTGCAATCCGACGAAAGGATGAACACAGATCTCTTCTTGCACTATTTCTGATCGCTGCAGTCGCCATCGGCGGCTTTTATATGGCAGGTCTGATGTGGGGTAAGCATACCAATCTTGCTATCGCGGAATACTGGCGTTGGTGGGTTGTGCATCTTTGGGTAGAGGGATTCTTTGAAGTATTTGCTACAGTCGTTATCATATTCATGTTTGCGAGATTAAAATTAATTCGAGTGAAGACTGCAAATACCGCTGTTATTCTCTCCTCAACTGTCTATCTCTCAGGTGGAATCATAGGTACGCTGCATCATCTTTATTTCTCCGGTACTCCAACGCCTATCCTTGCGTTTGGTGCGGTTTTTAGTGCGCTTGAAGTAGTGCCTCTTGTGCTTGCCGGATTTGAGGCATGGGAAAATATTCAACTTTCACGCGCCGCTGAATGGGTAAAGAATTATAAATGGCCGATATATTTCTTCATCTCTGTTGCGTTTTGGAATATGATTGGCGCAGGATTATTTGGTTTTATGATCAATCCTCCAATCGCCCTTTATTACATGCAAGGATTGAATACAACACCGGTTCACGGACACGCTGCATTGTTTGGTGTCTATGGAATGCTTGGTATCGGATTGATGCTCTTCTGCCTGCGCATTATGTGGGTGCAGAAGGAGTGGAAAGAAAAGATGCTTAAGTTTTCCTTCTGGTCACTCAACATCGGCTTGATGGCGATGGTTGTTGGAAGTCTTCTGCCGGTCGGTCTGATGCAAACATGGGCGTCGGTAAAGTATGGATATTGGTATGCACGAAGCTCAGAATTTCTTCATTTACCGATGGTGGAAACCATCAAGTGGTCAAGAATTTTTGGTGATACGATCTTTGCGTTCGGTGCGTTGGCACTAGTGTTGTTTGTCTTTGGACTGATAACAGGACATTCCTTGAAGAAAGAAAAAGCAAAATAA
- a CDS encoding hemerythrin domain-containing protein encodes MNDKLYSFFVSDHRRLELLLNQAASTIEHIDPATYSEFREGLLRHIGIEEKILLPAIKRLQNGLPYYAADTLRVEHGALAALLVPSPIKK; translated from the coding sequence ATGAATGATAAATTATATTCATTCTTTGTTAGTGATCATCGACGGCTTGAGTTGTTGCTGAATCAGGCTGCCAGTACTATTGAACACATCGATCCGGCGACTTATTCAGAATTCAGGGAAGGTTTGCTCAGGCACATCGGAATTGAAGAGAAGATATTGCTCCCGGCAATAAAGAGGCTTCAAAATGGATTGCCGTATTATGCAGCCGATACCTTAAGAGTAGAACATGGTGCGCTGGCTGCGCTCCTGGTTCCGTCTCCAATAAAAAAATAG
- a CDS encoding DUF6448 family protein has protein sequence MKSKIMFIGILVLLTILLFQNKVRAHCDTMDGPVVKAAKLALEKSDVTPVLKWIKKEYEDEVRSAFKKTLQVRTKGQEAQELAEKYFFETLVRLHRASEGEPYTGLKPSGTPIEPPVAAADNALKTGDVKELSNLLSVIIEEGIAIRFKHVLEAKKDADKSVDAGREFVEAYVEFVHYAERLHQAAESNAHHNESLDKHDVH, from the coding sequence ATGAAATCAAAAATAATGTTCATTGGCATTTTAGTGCTGTTAACGATTCTTCTTTTTCAAAACAAGGTTCGAGCGCACTGTGACACAATGGACGGTCCAGTGGTCAAAGCAGCAAAACTTGCACTCGAGAAAAGTGATGTAACACCTGTTCTCAAATGGATAAAGAAGGAATACGAAGATGAAGTTCGCTCGGCATTTAAGAAAACTTTACAGGTGAGGACGAAAGGACAGGAGGCTCAGGAACTTGCCGAAAAGTATTTCTTTGAAACACTTGTTCGTCTGCATCGTGCAAGCGAAGGCGAGCCGTATACAGGATTGAAACCTTCTGGTACACCCATAGAACCGCCTGTTGCTGCTGCGGATAATGCTCTCAAAACGGGTGATGTGAAAGAACTTTCCAACCTTCTCAGTGTAATTATCGAAGAAGGGATTGCTATACGCTTTAAACATGTGTTGGAGGCAAAGAAGGATGCTGACAAGAGTGTGGATGCAGGACGCGAGTTTGTCGAAGCGTATGTGGAATTTGTCCACTATGCTGAAAGGCTGCATCAGGCGGCGGAAAGCAATGCTCATCATAATGAAAGCCTCGACAAACACGATGTTCATTAA
- a CDS encoding class I SAM-dependent methyltransferase, producing MDPTINKKSDNLPEKFYNELAADYDGMTGFDQRFPHERPFFRMLIERYNLTSALDAGCGTGFHSLLLAQLGLQVIATDISEEMLIQTRKHAKEYGVHIKTINSTFPELNTVVHKKFDSVFCLGNTCAHLLTEKNLLNSLKSFSEMLNPEGILFLQILNYSRILTQHERIQSIKEANGKMFVRFYDYEDKRICFNILTVEKGKERIVHSLKSVILTPWKAPDLVRLLRSAGFMDVKIFGSIAMEKYDAKTSKDVVLLARWKI from the coding sequence ATGGACCCAACGATTAATAAAAAGTCAGATAATCTTCCGGAGAAGTTTTACAATGAACTTGCTGCGGATTATGATGGAATGACTGGATTCGATCAACGTTTTCCACACGAGCGCCCGTTCTTTCGGATGCTGATAGAACGCTACAATTTGACAAGCGCCCTCGACGCGGGGTGCGGTACAGGATTTCATTCACTATTGCTGGCACAATTGGGATTACAAGTGATTGCAACCGATATTTCTGAAGAAATGTTGATTCAGACACGAAAACATGCAAAGGAATATGGCGTTCATATTAAAACAATCAATTCAACTTTCCCTGAGTTGAATACAGTTGTTCATAAAAAGTTCGATTCCGTATTCTGTCTAGGAAATACTTGTGCACATTTATTAACTGAAAAGAACCTTCTTAATTCTCTCAAGAGTTTTTCTGAAATGCTGAATCCCGAAGGGATACTATTTCTTCAGATTCTCAATTACAGCCGCATTCTCACACAGCACGAACGCATCCAAAGCATCAAGGAAGCAAACGGAAAGATGTTTGTTCGATTTTACGATTATGAAGATAAGCGTATCTGCTTCAATATCTTGACTGTTGAAAAGGGCAAAGAGAGAATTGTACATTCGCTCAAATCAGTGATACTTACTCCGTGGAAAGCACCTGATCTTGTCCGTCTGTTGCGAAGCGCTGGATTTATGGACGTGAAGATCTTCGGCAGTATTGCGATGGAAAAGTACGATGCAAAAACATCGAAAGATGTTGTTCTCCTTGCACGATGGAAGATTTAA
- a CDS encoding 4Fe-4S binding protein, with product MIKKIPPDARRRRINFNTEPKWHKRILWRLREDSQFFRSIIQFSFILLCVWIGTEFYLFMKWGQTAGAASFHQRPPGVEGFLPISALISLKYWIQTGIVNEIHPSGLFIFAAIVALGVFLKKAFCGWLCPVGTLSEALWMFGQKLFGKNLRLSKCFDYPLRSIKYLLLIFFVYSIFQMDVPTLKEFIYSPYNKVADIKMYLFFVNISSFALWTLIALAALSIVIKNFWCRYLCPYGALLGFLSVLSPAKIIRRISTCIDCELCTKACPSSIKVHTVKRVWSDECMSCYACVESCPVKNTLVMSAGSTNKLIPAWVFGILIVGVFIAVTGLAMLTGHWQNSVSIEEYAKRIQNIESPLYQHNRGQVTNYGPND from the coding sequence ATGATTAAAAAGATACCACCGGATGCGCGTAGGCGAAGAATTAATTTCAACACAGAGCCGAAATGGCATAAAAGAATATTATGGCGTTTGCGGGAAGATTCACAGTTCTTTCGTTCGATAATTCAATTCTCATTTATATTGCTTTGTGTATGGATTGGAACAGAATTCTATTTGTTCATGAAGTGGGGACAGACTGCAGGAGCGGCATCATTCCATCAACGGCCACCGGGTGTGGAGGGATTCCTCCCCATTAGCGCTCTGATCAGTTTGAAATATTGGATCCAAACGGGTATCGTCAACGAAATTCATCCTTCCGGTCTTTTTATCTTTGCGGCGATTGTCGCGCTTGGCGTTTTCCTGAAAAAGGCTTTCTGTGGTTGGTTGTGTCCTGTTGGGACGTTGAGTGAAGCACTTTGGATGTTTGGGCAAAAACTCTTTGGCAAGAATCTGCGTCTCTCGAAGTGTTTCGATTATCCATTACGATCTATAAAATACCTGCTCCTGATATTTTTCGTTTATTCGATCTTTCAAATGGATGTTCCGACATTAAAAGAATTCATTTATAGTCCTTATAATAAAGTTGCAGATATAAAGATGTATTTATTTTTTGTCAACATCTCTTCCTTTGCTCTGTGGACCCTTATCGCTCTTGCCGCTTTGTCTATAGTCATCAAGAACTTCTGGTGCCGCTATCTTTGTCCTTACGGTGCATTGCTTGGATTCTTGAGCGTCTTAAGTCCAGCGAAAATCATTCGTCGCATATCTACGTGTATCGACTGTGAACTCTGTACAAAAGCGTGTCCTTCGTCAATTAAAGTACATACAGTGAAGAGAGTATGGAGTGATGAATGTATGAGTTGTTATGCCTGTGTGGAATCTTGTCCGGTAAAGAATACACTGGTGATGAGTGCAGGAAGTACTAACAAATTAATTCCAGCGTGGGTGTTTGGAATTCTTATCGTTGGCGTCTTTATTGCGGTTACAGGATTGGCAATGTTAACTGGTCACTGGCAAAATAGTGTTTCAATAGAAGAATATGCAAAAAGAATCCAGAATATTGAATCACCGCTGTATCAACACAACAGAGGACAGGTTACCAACTATGGACCCAACGATTAA
- a CDS encoding Rrf2 family transcriptional regulator, which produces MSIIFSRKCEYALQAVSYLALQPVGKKTSIRELTRNLKIPYHFLAKILQSLTYKKLLVSQKGPSGGFALALSPDKITLFHIVDAIDGSGFTNKCVMGFPECSGKSPCAVHKHWAKMREGIYSMLVSENIADMAKAMKRPEYRA; this is translated from the coding sequence ATGAGTATTATATTTAGCCGCAAATGTGAATACGCCCTTCAAGCAGTCAGCTATCTGGCACTCCAGCCGGTGGGGAAGAAAACGTCCATCAGGGAATTAACAAGGAATTTAAAAATCCCATATCACTTCCTTGCAAAGATACTTCAAAGTTTAACCTATAAAAAGCTGCTCGTTTCTCAGAAAGGACCTTCTGGTGGATTTGCACTGGCATTATCTCCTGATAAGATCACGCTTTTCCATATTGTCGATGCAATTGATGGATCTGGTTTTACAAATAAGTGTGTAATGGGATTTCCGGAATGCTCTGGTAAGAGTCCATGTGCAGTCCATAAGCATTGGGCGAAAATGCGGGAAGGAATATATTCTATGCTTGTCAGTGAAAATATTGCCGACATGGCGAAGGCAATGAAAAGACCTGAATATCGCGCGTGA
- a CDS encoding 4Fe-4S dicluster domain-containing protein, with translation MSQWLKKVRVAVAVVFIFSISFLFLDFGNITPSGLRTFLVSTQLVPSLTRILIVFSSASIGLFFVLLLTILFGRVYCSTICPLGILQDLTIRFAQRVNRRRRFRFKKPFYTIHYGAFLFTVVFAFSGSLVLLNLFEPFSNYGRLLSNLISPSVVLANNALGNILGLFGLLFLFQIPLLHINVVSVLASLIFLGLVLYLSYNYGRLFCNLLCPAGALLGIISRFSIFKIVIDENNCKECGLCERVCKANCIKSDLKEIDFAACVGCFNCLDGCPTGGMSYKGRWKKTSNLLPIVNEGRREVLKTSILPALGMLLPEIGTDSSARKEHKEFDESHKHPISPPGSISVEHYSSRCTACHLCVSSCPTQVLSPSFLDYGIAGIFQPKMNYAASYCNYDCVVCGQVCPTGAILPLDSNNKKQVQIGKAHFVKDDCIVVTKKKDCGACSEHCPTKAVKMVPYEQRLVIPDLNNEICVGCGACEHACPVQPRKAIYVNSNLVHGTAKKPKSEKIESSFDSKQDFPF, from the coding sequence GTGTCACAGTGGTTAAAAAAAGTTCGCGTTGCTGTTGCGGTCGTGTTTATTTTCTCCATCAGTTTTCTCTTTCTTGATTTTGGCAACATCACTCCTTCAGGATTACGCACATTTCTCGTGTCGACGCAACTTGTTCCTTCGTTGACACGAATATTGATTGTATTCAGTAGCGCGTCCATTGGACTATTCTTTGTTCTGCTCCTCACTATTCTTTTCGGTAGAGTGTATTGTTCAACAATCTGCCCACTGGGAATATTGCAGGATCTTACAATACGCTTCGCACAACGGGTCAATCGCCGCCGTCGATTCAGATTCAAGAAGCCATTCTACACAATTCATTATGGAGCATTTCTTTTTACGGTGGTGTTCGCTTTTTCAGGAAGTCTCGTTCTGTTAAATCTTTTTGAACCATTCAGTAATTACGGCCGACTTCTTTCAAATCTGATTAGTCCATCTGTTGTACTGGCAAATAATGCGCTCGGAAATATTCTTGGACTCTTTGGTCTATTATTCCTTTTTCAAATTCCACTTCTTCACATTAATGTTGTCTCGGTTCTTGCATCACTTATCTTTCTGGGATTGGTTTTGTATCTCTCATACAATTATGGAAGATTGTTCTGTAATCTGCTTTGTCCGGCAGGAGCGTTGCTTGGAATTATTTCAAGATTCTCAATCTTCAAGATAGTAATAGACGAAAATAATTGTAAAGAATGTGGACTATGCGAAAGAGTATGCAAGGCAAACTGCATCAAGAGCGATTTAAAAGAAATTGATTTTGCTGCTTGTGTTGGATGTTTCAACTGTCTTGATGGTTGTCCGACAGGGGGAATGAGTTATAAAGGAAGATGGAAAAAAACATCAAACTTATTACCGATTGTAAATGAGGGACGGCGCGAAGTATTAAAGACATCCATTTTGCCGGCACTTGGCATGTTATTGCCAGAGATAGGTACGGATAGCAGTGCAAGAAAAGAGCATAAGGAATTCGATGAAAGTCATAAACATCCTATTTCTCCTCCCGGCTCGATAAGTGTGGAACATTATTCAAGTCGTTGCACGGCTTGTCACTTGTGTGTAAGTTCTTGCCCAACGCAGGTATTGTCTCCATCGTTTCTTGACTATGGAATTGCTGGAATATTCCAGCCAAAGATGAATTATGCAGCAAGCTATTGTAATTATGATTGTGTTGTTTGCGGTCAAGTATGTCCGACAGGTGCTATTCTGCCTCTTGATTCAAATAATAAAAAACAAGTGCAGATTGGGAAAGCTCACTTCGTCAAAGATGATTGCATTGTAGTGACAAAGAAAAAAGATTGCGGTGCCTGTTCAGAGCATTGTCCGACAAAAGCGGTGAAAATGGTTCCGTACGAACAACGGCTTGTCATTCCGGATTTAAATAATGAAATCTGTGTTGGCTGCGGCGCATGTGAACATGCCTGTCCCGTTCAGCCGCGCAAGGCAATCTATGTAAACAGCAATCTTGTGCACGGAACAGCAAAGAAGCCAAAGTCGGAGAAGATTGAATCATCGTTCGATAGCAAGCAGGATTTTCCTTTCTAA
- a CDS encoding DUF362 domain-containing protein, which produces MDRRTFFRKSFGASIIVGAGLAGKYENLFASTYNSADIPFDLVAVKGGEPEVMLQKGIAALGGIRAFVKKGQKVVIKPNIGWDVGPERAGNTNPKLITEIVRQCCSAGAKEVYVLDHTCDNWQRCYKNSGIESAVKEAGGKIAPAHTESYYHEVSLPNGKNLVKAKEHELILGADVFINIPVLKSHDSARLTIAMKNLMGNVWDREDWHRNDLHQCIADFATFRKPTLNIVDAYNVMMRNGPRGVSVEDVRSMKSLLISTDIVAIDTAATKLFGINPSDVRYIQLAADQKVGRMDLENLRIKRMTV; this is translated from the coding sequence ATGGATCGAAGGACATTTTTTAGAAAAAGTTTTGGTGCGTCTATCATCGTTGGTGCTGGACTGGCGGGCAAATACGAAAATCTTTTTGCCTCCACGTATAATTCTGCCGACATTCCATTTGATTTGGTAGCAGTGAAGGGCGGGGAGCCGGAGGTGATGCTGCAGAAGGGTATAGCAGCGCTGGGAGGGATTCGTGCCTTTGTGAAAAAAGGACAGAAAGTTGTCATCAAACCGAATATTGGATGGGATGTCGGTCCGGAACGTGCAGGTAATACAAATCCAAAGTTGATTACGGAAATTGTCCGACAATGCTGCAGCGCCGGTGCAAAAGAAGTATATGTGCTTGACCATACATGCGATAATTGGCAGAGGTGTTACAAAAACAGCGGGATCGAATCAGCAGTAAAAGAAGCAGGCGGGAAGATTGCACCGGCTCATACTGAAAGTTATTATCATGAAGTCTCGCTGCCAAACGGTAAGAATCTGGTAAAAGCGAAAGAACATGAACTCATACTTGGAGCGGATGTTTTTATTAACATTCCTGTGCTTAAATCCCACGATAGTGCCCGGCTCACCATTGCTATGAAAAATCTTATGGGCAATGTTTGGGATCGTGAAGACTGGCACCGCAACGATTTGCATCAATGTATTGCTGACTTTGCAACATTCCGCAAGCCGACACTCAATATCGTTGATGCGTACAATGTCATGATGCGAAATGGACCTCGCGGTGTTTCCGTAGAAGATGTGCGATCGATGAAGTCTCTGCTTATTTCTACGGACATAGTGGCGATAGATACTGCCGCAACAAAACTGTTTGGTATCAATCCATCGGATGTCCGTTATATTCAACTTGCTGCCGATCAAAAAGTAGGTAGAATGGATTTGGAGAATCTCCGCATCAAGCGAATGACAGTCTGA
- a CDS encoding biotin transporter BioY → MVEIRNHNALKALSIPYTRIHIQAFWAFTFALLMAIGAQIEIPNQPVPFTMQTFFVLLSGAFLGKRGGAVSMSIYLILGASGLPVFSGGAFGLAKILGPTGGYLLSFPIAAFVVGYLTSLRSEYWWVLISMFVGSIIIFSLGTIQLNFVYLHNWMNSFQTGFLLFSWWDGVKIVGAATIAYSYFKRLKTR, encoded by the coding sequence ATGGTCGAAATACGAAACCACAATGCTTTAAAAGCGTTAAGCATACCGTATACGAGAATACATATTCAAGCTTTTTGGGCATTCACGTTTGCACTACTTATGGCAATCGGGGCGCAAATTGAAATACCGAATCAGCCAGTGCCATTTACAATGCAGACATTCTTCGTTCTCCTATCGGGCGCATTTCTCGGGAAACGCGGTGGCGCCGTAAGCATGAGCATTTATCTTATCCTTGGTGCAAGTGGATTACCTGTGTTTTCCGGCGGTGCATTTGGTTTGGCAAAAATTTTAGGACCAACCGGCGGATACCTGCTTTCATTTCCCATTGCTGCTTTTGTTGTCGGCTATCTTACCAGCCTTCGCAGTGAATACTGGTGGGTGCTGATTTCCATGTTCGTTGGGTCGATCATCATATTCTCCCTTGGAACTATTCAATTGAACTTTGTCTATCTTCACAATTGGATGAATTCTTTTCAAACTGGATTTTTACTATTTTCGTGGTGGGATGGAGTGAAAATCGTTGGTGCGGCGACGATAGCATACTCTTATTTTAAACGATTGAAGACACGCTAA
- a CDS encoding ribose-phosphate pyrophosphokinase: MSELKIFSGRANRPLAEQICKEANVPLGEAAIQTFSDGELWVKYVENIRGDDVFIIQPTQPPAENLMELLIMLDAAKRASAKRVTAVIPYFGYARQDRKDQPRVAISAKLVANLITEAGADRVITMDLHTAQIQGFFDIPMDHLYSSAVLIECFKKMDISNLAVASPDVGSIKMARSYAKRLGADLILIDKRRPKPNEAEIMNIIGTVEGKTILIVDDLIDTGGTFVNAARALRNNGAKEIFGACTHPVLSGQAYKQIEESVVTKVVVTDTLPLKQTCDKIQIRSIAHIFAEAILRTHRNESISSLFDIDKDKT; encoded by the coding sequence ATGAGTGAACTGAAGATTTTTTCGGGTCGGGCGAATCGCCCATTAGCTGAACAAATCTGCAAAGAAGCAAATGTTCCTCTTGGAGAAGCCGCCATACAAACGTTTAGCGATGGCGAACTGTGGGTCAAGTACGTCGAGAACATCCGCGGTGACGATGTTTTTATTATTCAACCGACACAGCCTCCGGCAGAGAATTTGATGGAGTTATTGATTATGCTTGATGCTGCAAAACGGGCATCAGCAAAACGTGTGACGGCTGTTATCCCATATTTCGGATATGCACGTCAGGATAGAAAAGATCAACCGCGCGTGGCAATCAGCGCGAAGTTAGTTGCAAATTTAATTACAGAAGCAGGTGCCGATCGTGTGATAACGATGGATCTCCACACTGCACAAATCCAGGGATTTTTTGATATTCCCATGGATCATTTATATTCATCAGCTGTACTTATTGAATGCTTCAAAAAGATGGATATTTCAAATCTTGCGGTTGCTTCTCCAGATGTTGGAAGTATTAAAATGGCGCGTTCGTACGCAAAACGACTTGGTGCCGATCTCATTCTCATAGATAAACGCCGACCGAAGCCAAATGAAGCAGAGATCATGAATATTATCGGCACGGTCGAAGGAAAGACTATCCTTATTGTTGACGACTTGATCGACACTGGTGGAACATTTGTCAACGCAGCGCGAGCATTGCGCAACAATGGAGCGAAGGAAATCTTCGGCGCGTGTACACATCCGGTTTTATCAGGTCAAGCGTACAAACAAATAGAAGAATCGGTCGTCACAAAGGTCGTCGTTACAGATACACTTCCTTTAAAACAAACATGCGATAAGATCCAGATTCGTTCTATAGCGCATATATTTGCAGAAGCGATTCTTCGAACGCATCGGAACGAATCGATCAGCTCACTATTCGATATTGACAAAGACAAGACTTAA